One part of the Arabidopsis thaliana chromosome 4, partial sequence genome encodes these proteins:
- the SUS3 gene encoding sucrose synthase 3 (sucrose synthase 3 (SUS3); CONTAINS InterPro DOMAIN/s: Sucrose synthase, plant/cyanobacteria (InterPro:IPR012820), Sucrose synthase (InterPro:IPR000368), Glycosyl transferase, group 1 (InterPro:IPR001296); BEST Arabidopsis thaliana protein match is: sucrose synthase 2 (TAIR:AT5G49190.1); Has 6506 Blast hits to 6505 proteins in 1621 species: Archae - 256; Bacteria - 4351; Metazoa - 95; Fungi - 50; Plants - 824; Viruses - 0; Other Eukaryotes - 930 (source: NCBI BLink).), producing MANPKLTRVLSTRDRVQDTLSAHRNELVALLSRYVDQGKGILQPHNLIDELESVIGDDETKKSLSDGPFGEILKSAMEAIVVPPFVALAVRPRPGVWEYVRVNVFELSVEQLTVSEYLRFKEELVDGPNSDPFCLELDFEPFNANVPRPSRSSSIGNGVQFLNRHLSSVMFRNKDCLEPLLDFLRVHKYKGHPLMLNDRIQSISRLQIQLSKAEDHISKLSQETPFSEFEYALQGMGFEKGWGDTAGRVLEMMHLLSDILQAPDPSSLEKFLGMVPMVFNVVILSPHGYFGQANVLGLPDTGGQVVYILDQVRALETEMLLRIKRQGLDISPSILIVTRLIPDAKGTTCNQRLERVSGTEHTHILRVPFRSEKGILRKWISRFDVWPYLENYAQDAASEIVGELQGVPDFIIGNYSDGNLVASLMAHRMGVTQCTIAHALEKTKYPDSDIYWKDFDNKYHFSCQFTADLIAMNNADFIITSTYQEIAGTKNTVGQYESHGAFTLPGLYRVVHGIDVFDPKFNIVSPGADMTIYFPYSEETRRLTALHGSIEEMLYSPDQTDEHVGTLSDRSKPILFSMARLDKVKNISGLVEMYSKNTKLRELVNLVVIAGNIDVNKSKDREEIVEIEKMHNLMKNYKLDGQFRWITAQTNRARNGELYRYIADTRGAFAQPAFYEAFGLTVVEAMTCGLPTFATCHGGPAEIIEHGLSGFHIDPYHPEQAGNIMADFFERCKEDPNHWKKVSDAGLQRIYERYTWKIYSERLMTLAGVYGFWKYVSKLERRETRRYLEMFYILKFRDLVKTVPSTADD from the exons ATGGCAAACCCTAAGCTCACTAGGGTTCTAAGCACAAGGGATCGCGTGCAAGACACGCTTTCCGCTCACCGCAACGAACTCGTTGCTCTTCTCTCCAG GTATGTGGATCAGGGGAAAGGGATTCTTCAACCACATAACTTAATTGACGAACTCGAATCTGTTATCGGAGAcgatgaaacaaagaagagtCTCTCTGATGGTCCTTTTGGAGAGATCCTTAAATCAGcaatg GAAGCTATAGTTGTACCACCTTTTGTTGCGTTAGCCGTTAGACCAAGACCTGGTGTTTGGGAATATGTTCGTGTTAATGTCTTCGAGCTAAGTGTTGAACAATTAACAGTCTCTGAGTATCTTCGTTTCAAAGAAGAACTCGTTGATGGACCTAATAGTGACCCTTTTTGTCTTGAGCTTGATTTCGAGCCCTTTAACGCAAACGTGCCACGTCCTTCTCGTTCGTCTTCGATTGGTAATGGAGTTCAGTTTCTGAATCGTCACTTGTCTTCTGTTATGTTCCGTAACAAAGATTGCTTGGAGCCTCTGCTTGATTTCCTTAGAGTTCATAAGTACAAAGGTCAT CCGTTGATGTTGAATGATCGGATTCAAAGCATATCTAGGCTTCAAATCCAGCTTAGTAAAGCAGAAGATCATATCTCTAAGCTTTCACAAGAAACTCCGTTCTCGGAATTCGAATACGCGTTGCAAGGAATGGGTTTTGAGAAAGGATGGGGAGATACCGCAGGGAGAGTTCTTGAAATGATGCATCTTCTCTCTGATATTCTTCAAGCTCCTGATCCTTCGTCCTTGGAGAAGTTTCTTGGGATGGTACCAATGGTTTTCAACGTTGTGATCTTATCTCCACATGGATATTTCGGGCAAGCCAATGTTTTAGGCTTACCTGACACTGGTGGACAA GTTGTCTATATTCTTGACCAAGTCCGTGCCCTTGAGACTGAAATGCTGTTGAGAATAAAGAGACAGGGGTTGGATATATCACCTAGTATTCTTATT GTAACTAGGTTGATACCGGATGCTAAAGGAACTACGTGTAACCAGCGGTTAGAGAGAGTCAGCGGAACAGAGCATACTCATATTCTCCGGGTTCCTTTTAGGTCTGAGAAAGGAATCCTCCGTAAGTGGATTTCAAGATTCGACGTATGGCCTTATCTAGAGAACTATGCTCAGGATGCAGCAAGCGAGATTGTCGGTGAATTGCAAGGCGTACCGGACTTTATCATCGGTAACTATAGTGACGGAAACCTTGTTGCATCGTTAATGGCACATAGAATGGGTGTTACACAA TGTACTATTGCACATGCTTTGGAGAAAACCAAGTATCCAGATTCAGACATTTACTGGAAAGACTTCGACAACAAGTATCATTTCTCTTGTCAATTCACAGCTGATCTTATCGCAATGAACAACGCAGATTTCATCATCACAAGCACTTACCAAGAAATCGCAGGAAC GAAGAACACCGTCGGTCAATATGAAAGCCACGGGGCTTTTACGCTCCCGGGACTATATAGAGTAGTACACGGCATCGATGTGTTTGATCCGAAGTTCAACATAGTCTCGCCCGGTGCAGACATGACCATATATTTCCCGTATTCCGAAGAAACTAGGAGACTTACAGCTTTACATGGTTCAATAGAGGAAATGCTCTATAGCCCTGACCAGACTGATGAGCATGT CGGTACACTGAGTGATCGATCAAAGCCAATACTCTTCTCTATGGCGAGGCTCGACAAAGTGAAGAACATCTCCGGTTTAGTTGAGATGTATAGTAAGAACACAAAGTTGAGGGAGCTGGTTAATCTGGTTGTAATAGCTGGTAACATTGATGTGAACAAGTCCAAAGATAGAGAAGAAATCGTAGAGATTGAGAAAATGCATAACCTTATGAAGAATTACAAGCTTGATGGACAGTTTCGTTGGATAACTGCTCAGACTAACCGAGCTCGAAATGGTGAGCTTTACCGCTACATCGCGGATACAAGAGGTGCTTTTGCTCAG CCTGCGTTCTACGAGGCTTTTGGACTTACGGTAGTGGAAGCGATGACTTGCGGGCTCCCGACTTTTGCCACTTGTCACGGTGGTCCAGCAGAGATCATCGAGCACGGGCTCTCGGGTTTCCACATCGATCCATACCATCCTGAGCAAGCGGGTAACATAATGGCTGATTTCTTTGAACGTTGTAAGGAAGATCCAAACCATTGGAAGAAAGTATCAGACGCTGGTCTCCAAAGGATATACgaaag GTACACATGGAAGATATACTCGGAGAGATTGATGACACTAGCTGGTGTGTATGGTTTCTGGAAATACGTATCGAAATTGGAGCGTCGTGAGACTCGGCGATATCTTGAAATGTTCTACATTCTCAAATTCCGCGACTTG GTGAAAACTGTTCCTTCAACCGCCGATGACTGA
- the RHS13 gene encoding root hair specific 13 (root hair specific 13 (RHS13); FUNCTIONS IN: molecular_function unknown; INVOLVED IN: biological_process unknown; LOCATED IN: endomembrane system; EXPRESSED IN: hypocotyl, root hair, root; CONTAINS InterPro DOMAIN/s: Pollen Ole e 1 allergen/extensin (InterPro:IPR006041); BEST Arabidopsis thaliana protein match is: Pollen Ole e 1 allergen and extensin family protein (TAIR:AT2G47540.1); Has 108 Blast hits to 108 proteins in 21 species: Archae - 0; Bacteria - 0; Metazoa - 0; Fungi - 0; Plants - 108; Viruses - 0; Other Eukaryotes - 0 (source: NCBI BLink).), which produces MAFSRLSFAASLIVFSSLIISSVAYYGNEADPETGKLIPIAVEGIIKCKSGGKTYPIQGATARIACVKVDAYGNELVPISILSSKTDAKGYFIATIFPSQLRAGRTVTKCKTYLYKSPLADCDFPTDVNKGVRGQPLSTYRILQDKSFKLYWAGPFFYTSEPTYY; this is translated from the exons atggctttCTCACGCCTCTCATTTGCAGCTTCTCTCATCGTCTTCTCATCTCTAATCATATCTTCAGTTGCTTATTACGGCAATGAAGCTGACCCGGAGACCGGAAAATTGATTCCCATCGCCGTTGAAGGGATCATCAAGTGCAAGTCCGGTGGCAAAACTTACCCAATTCAAG GTGCAACGGCAAGAATTGCGTGTGTGAAGGTCGATGCATATGGGAATGAGTTAGTTCCAATATCGATATTGAGCAGCAAAACTGATGCTAAAGGTTACTTCATCGCCACGATATTCCCTTCGCAGCTTCGTGCAGGAAGGACAGTGACCAAATGCAAAACTTACCTTTACAAATCTCCACTCGCTGATTGCGATTTTCCGACCGATGTGAACAAAGGTGTTAGAGGACAGCCATTGAGCACGTACCGTATTCTTCAAGACAAGAGCTTCAAGCTTTACTGGGCTGGTCCTTTCTTCTACACGTCTGAACCTACTTACTACTAA